The genomic stretch TCTCTTTTCCCCCTTAGAAAAGTAATTGTAATTCTATATAAATCCAGCATACAGATCCATATCGCTAAACCCGTTTAACCTTTTACTGCGCCGATCGTTACACCCTTAACAAAATACTTCTGAACAAATGGGAACAGCAGCAAGATCGGCCCTGTCGCAATAACGGTCATCGCAAGCTTGAAGGTTTCCTTCGGCTGGTCGATTGCACCGGCATATTGTGCCATTGCTGAAGACATATTCACAGAAGACAACATCTTGTAGAGCATATATTGGAGAGGAATCAGATGATCCTTATCCACGAACATCATCGCCGTCCACCAGTCATTCCAATAAGCCAAAGCGGTGAACAGTCCTATGGAAGCTAAAGCAGGCTTAGATAGCGGGAGCACCATTTGGAAGAAAATACGATACTCGCCGGCGCCGTCGATTTTAGCTGATTCAATTAACGGCTCTGGAATAGAGCCGCGAATGAAGCTGCGCAAAATGAGTATAAACATCACGTTGAACATTGGAAGCAGAATCAATACGCCGAGCGTATTTTTCAGCTCCAAATATTTCGTAATCATAATGTAGAACGGAGCAAGTCCACCGTTAAACAAGGTCGTGAAGAACAGGAAGAAGGCTAGCGCATTCCGATATTTCACTTCCTTGCGGTACAGCACATAGGCAGCCATTGTAGAAACCAGCAATCCGACAACCGTTCCGACAACCGTAATAATAATAGATAC from Paenibacillus sp. FSL H8-0548 encodes the following:
- a CDS encoding carbohydrate ABC transporter permease — its product is MNAKKLNTSPLFSVLAYTIVGILSLITFAPFIVLIAGSFSSESAVLREGYWFWPRDFSFDAYAFIFRYPAEVLSAYRVSIIITVVGTVVGLLVSTMAAYVLYRKEVKYRNALAFFLFFTTLFNGGLAPFYIMITKYLELKNTLGVLILLPMFNVMFILILRSFIRGSIPEPLIESAKIDGAGEYRIFFQMVLPLSKPALASIGLFTALAYWNDWWTAMMFVDKDHLIPLQYMLYKMLSSVNMSSAMAQYAGAIDQPKETFKLAMTVIATGPILLLFPFVQKYFVKGVTIGAVKG